In Gossypium arboreum isolate Shixiya-1 chromosome 6, ASM2569848v2, whole genome shotgun sequence, the following are encoded in one genomic region:
- the LOC108486165 gene encoding protein CHUP1, chloroplastic-like: MREENSFENRAKASKFGDQNQLPKSLHTKTITNQSKPKSSWGSHIVKGFTGTADKKTKVQTITVQTKKPPISNTDVPTANPSLHSHSRVKRSLISDLSCSVSATQVHPQVYPTHRRQSSGSRDLFIELDHVRSLLQDSKERELKLQAELAEWKTNVKVLDLQTQLETRNIEVDNLSHRVGSLESEKTSLCGQLATLTSILERNEENLEISKEPQSIRDLEMEVVELRRLNKELQMQKRNLACKLSSLESQLASLAKANESDVVAKVKAEASMLRHTNENLSKQVEGLQMSRLNEVEELAYLRWVNSCLRDELRNSCSTMNSDKALSPVKSKVEYGGSPNSTSSKSSERSSASIKRLNLIKKMKKWPITSQEPSSVEYAANVMDKEWVHIEELRSPGRRHSISGSKCYIQELVPNKRRQSDGFMCTKEMEKEAEPVSSQKPAASASLDFERRALRIPNPPPRPSCSVPSGPKEESCTQIPPPPPPPPPKFSVRSSTGVVKRAPQVVEFYHSLMKRDSRKDSTNGGICDVPDVANVRSSMIGEIENRSSHLLAIKADVETQGEFVNSLIREVNNAVYQNIEDVVAFVKWLDDELCYLVDERAVLKHFAWPEKKADTLREAAFGYQDLKKLESEVLYYKDDSRMPCDIALKKMVALSEKMERTVYNLLRTRESLMRNCREFQIPTDWMLDNGIMSKIKLGSVKLAKRYMKRVAMELQVKATLEKDPSMDYMLLQGVRFAFRIHQFAGGFDSETMHAFEELRNLANLLNKK; this comes from the exons ATGAGAGAAGAAAACTCATTTGAGAACAGAGCCAAAGCATCAAAATTTGGTGATCAAAATCAACTCCCAAAATCTCTGCACACCAAGACTATTACCAATCAATCCAAGCCCAAGTCTTCATGGGGTTCACACATTGTGAAGGGCTTCACAGGCACAGCTGACAAGAAAACCAAGGTTCAAACCATCACTGTCCAAACCAAGAAACCTCCTATATCAAACACTGATGTCCCCACTGCTAACCCATCTCTGCATTCTCATTCTAGAGTTAAAAGGTCCCTCATTTCTGATTTATCTTGCTCTGTCAGTGCAACCCAAGTCCACCCTCAAGTCTACCCAACTCACCGGAGGCAGTCCTCTGGTTCTCGAGATCTCTTCATCGAATTAGACCACGTTAGGAGCCTTCTTCAGGACTCTAAAGAAAGGGAGCTTAAGCTGCAAGCTGAGCTTGCCGAGTGGAAGACAAATGTTAAAGTTCTGGATCTCCAGACCCAGCTTGAAACAAGGAACATTGAAGTAGATAATCTTTCACACAGAGTTGGGTCGTTGGAGTCGGAGAAGACCAGCTTATGTGGTCAACTGGCAACTTTGACTTCCATTTTGGAAAGGAATGAGGAAAATTTGGAAATCTCAAAGGAACCGCAATCGATTAGGGATCTTGAAATGGAAGTTGTGGAGTTGAGGAGGTTGAACAAGGAGTTACAGATGCAAAAGAGGAATCTTGCTTGCAAGCTTTCATCTTTGGAATCCCAGTTAGCTTCTCTTGCCAAAGCCAATGAG AGTGATGTTGTTGCCAAAGTTAAAGCTGAGGCATCAATGTTAAGGCATACCAATGAAAACCTGAGTAAACAAGTGGAAGGTCTACAAATGAGCCGGTTGAATGAAGTTGAGGAGCTTGCATACTTGAGGTGGGTTAATTCTTGTTTACGAGATGAACTACGAAATTCATGCTCAACAATGAATTCCGATAAGGCATTAAGTCCAGTTAAAAGCAAGGTTGAATATGGAGGCTCACCGAATTCCACAAGCAGTAAGAGCTCAGAACGCAGTAGTGCAAGTAtaaagagattaaatttaattaaaaagatgaagaaatggcCTATCACTAGCCAGGAACCTTCCAGTGTAGAGTATGCAGCTAATGTTATGGACAAGGAGTGGGTGCATATAGAGGAGCTGAGAAGTCCTGGAAGAAGACATTCTATAAGTGGATCAAAATGTTACATACAAGAGTTGGTACCAAATAAGAGAAGACAATCTGATGGttttatgtgtaccaaagaaatGGAGAAGGAGGCTGAGCCAGTAAGTTCTCAAAAGCCTGCTGCTTCAGCTTCCTTGGATTTTGAGAGAAGGGCTTTGAGAATTCCTAATCCTCCTCCCAGGCCTTCCTGTTCGGTCCCTAGTGGACCTAAAGAGGAAAGTTGTACACAAattccaccaccaccaccacctccccCTCCAAAGTTTTCAGTGAGAAGTAGCACTGGTGTGGTGAAGCGTGCCCCGCAAGTGGTCGAGTTTTATCATTCTCTCATGAAAAGGGATTCTAGAAAGGATTCCACAAATGGAGGAATATGTGATGTGCCCGATGTTGCAAATGTTCGTAGCAGCATGATCGGTGAAATTGAGAATAGATCATCACACTTGCTTGCT ATAAAGGCGGATGTTGAAACTCAAGGAGAATTTGTGAATTCGTTGATAAGAGAAGTCAATAATGCTGTTTATCAGAACATTGAAGACGTTGTAGCATTTGTTAAGTGGCTTGATGACGAACTTTGCTATCTA GTTGATGAAAGGGCAGTGTTGAAGCACTTTGCTTGGCCAGAGAAAAAAGCTGACACATTGCGAGAAGCAGCATTCGGATACCAAGATCTCAAGAAATTGGAATCTGAGGTGTTATACTACAAGGATGATTCCAGGATGCCTTGTGATATTGCCTTAAAGAAAATGGTTGCCTTGTCTGAGAA GATGGAACGTACTGTTTATAACCTCCTACGTACAAGAGAGTCATTGATGCGCAACTGCAGGGAATTCCAAATTCCCACAGACTGGATGCTTGATAATGGGATTATGAGCAAG ATTAAGCTTGGATCAGTGAAACTGGCGAAGAGGTACATGAAACGGGTAGCCATGGAACTGCAGGTGAAGGCAACCTTGGAGAAGGATCCTTCAATGGACTATATGCTACTTCAAGGAGTCAGATTTGCATTCAGAATACATCAG TTTGCAGGAGGATTTGATTCTGAAACAATGCATGCATTTGAGGAACTCCGGAACCTTGCCAACCTCCTTAACAAgaagtag